GGGATCAGCACCGGCTTCGGCGCGCTCGCCACCAAGTTCATCAGCACCGACCGGCGCGCCCAGCTCCAGCAGAGCCTGGTCCGCTCGCACGCGGCCGGCTCCGGGCCCGAGGTGGAGCGCGAGGTCGTCCGGGCGCTGATGACGCTGCGGCTGTCCACCCTGCTGACCGGGCGCACCGGGGTCCGCCCCGTGGTCGCCGAGACGTACGCCGCGGTGCTCAACGCCGGGATCACCCCGGTCGTGCACGAGTACGGCTCGCTGGGCTGCTCCGGCGACCTCGCCCCGCTCGCCCACTGCGCCCTGGTGCTGATGGGCGAGGGCGAGGCCCGCACCGCCGACGGCCGCCTGGTCGACGGCGGCGAGGCGCTCGCCGAGGCCGGGATCACCCCGGTCGTGCTGGCCGAGAAGGAGGGGCTGGCGCTGATCAACGGCACCGACGGCATGCTCGGCCACCTCGCGCTCGCCCTCGCCGATCTGGACCGGCTGCTGTCGACCGCGGACATCGCCGCCGCGATGAGCGTGGAGGCGCTGCTCGGCACCGACGCGGTGTTCGCCGCCGACCTCCAGGCGCTACGCCCGCAGCTCGGGCAGGCCGCCTCGGCCGCGAACTTCCGCACGCTGCTGCACGACTCGCCGCTGATCGCCAGCCACAAGGGGCCGGAGTGCACCCGGGTGCAGGACGCGTACTCGCTGCGCTGCGCCCCGCAGGTGCACGGCGCGGCCCGGGACACGATCGAGCACGCGCGGCTGATCGCCGGGCGGGAGCTGGCCTCGGCCGTCGACAACCCGGTGGTCACGCTCGACGGGCGGGTCGAGTCGAACGGCAACTTCCACGGCGCCCCGGTGGCGTACGTGCTGGACTTCCTCGCCATCGCGGTCGCCGACGTGGCCAGCATGTCGGAGCGCCGCACCGACCGGCTGCTCGACCCGAACCGCAGCCACGGCCTGCCGCCGTTCCTGGCCGACGAGGTCGGTGTCGACTCCGGGCTGATGATCGCCCAGTACACCGCGGCCGGCATCACCAGCGAGCTCAAGCGCCTCGCGGTGCCCGCCTCGGTCGACTCGATCCCGTCCTCGGCCATGCAGGAGGACCACGTCTCGATGGGCTGGTCGGCGGCCCGCAAGCTGCGCAAGGCCGTGGACGCCCTGGCCCAGGTGCTGGCCATCGAGATCATGTCGGCGGCCCGGGGCATCGACCTGCGCGCCCCGCTGCTGCCCGGCAAGGCCACCGGCGCGGTCGTCCGCCTGATCCGCGACGACGTCAGCGGACCCGGCACCGACCGGTTCCTCGCCCCCGAAATCGCGGCGGTCGCCGCCGCGGTCCGCTCCGGTGCGGTGCTGGACGCCGCCGGACCCCTGCTCTGAGAGGCTCGATCATGGTTGACTTCTCCCTCGGCGCCCGGTCGGTCCGGGCCCCGCGCGGTTCCGAGATCACCGCCAAGTCGTGGCAGACCGAGGCCGCGATGCGGATGCTGATGAACAACCTGGACGCCGAGGTCGCCGAGCGCCCCGACGACCTGGTCGTCTACGGCGGCACCGGGCGCGCGGCGCGCAGCTGGGCGGCGTTCGACGCGATCGTCGCGACGCTGCGTGACCTGGAGCCCGACGAGACGCTGCTGGTCCAGTCGGGCAAGCCGGTGGGCGTCTTCCGGACCCACGAGTGGGCGCCCCGGGTGCTGATCGCCAACTCGAACCTGGTCGGCGACTGGGCGAACTGGCCCGAGTTCCGCCGCCTGGAGCAGGCCGGCCTGACCATGTACGGGCAGATGACCGCCGGCTCGTGGATCTACATCGGCACGCAGGGCATCCTGCAGGGCACCTACGAGACGTTCGCGGCCGTCGCGGCCAAGCACTTCGGCGGCAGCCTGAAAGGCACGCTCACGCTGACCGGCGGCGCCGGCGGGATGGGCGGCGCGCAGCCCCTCGCGGTCACCCTCAACGGCGGCGCCGTGCTGATCGTCGACGTCGACGAGGCCCGTCTGCGGCGCCGGGTCGAGCACCGCTACCTCGACGAGATGACCCACGACCTCGACGAGGCCCTGGCCCGCGCAACAGCCGCCAAGAACGAGGGGCGGGCGTTGTCAGTCGGCTTGGTCGGCAACGCCGCCACCGTCTTCGCGCAGCTTCTGGAGCAGAACGCGCCGATCGACATCGTCACCGACCAGACCAGCGCGCACGACCCGCTGAGCTACCTGCCCGAGGGCATCGGCGTCGACGAGTGGCACCAGCGGGCCGCCGAGGACCCGGAGGGCTTCACCAAGGCCGCGCGGGCCAGCATGGCCAAGCACGTCGAGGCGATGGTCGGCTTCCAGGACCGGGGCGCCGCGGTCTTCGACTACGGCAACTCGATCCGGGCCGAGGCCGAGCTGGGCGGCTACGACCGGGCGTTCGCGTTCCCCGGGTTCGTGCCGGCGTACATCCGGCCGCAGTTCGAGGAGGGCCGCGGCCCGTTCCGCTGGGCGGCGCTCTCCGGCGACCCGGCCGACATCGCCAAGACCGACCAGGCCATCCTGGAGCTGTTCCCGGACAACGAGCCCCTGGCCCGGTGGATCAAGGCGGCCGGCGAGAAGGTGCACTTCGAGGGCCTGCCCGCGCGGATCTGCTGGCTCGGTTACCAGGAGCGGCACCTGGCCGGGCTGAAGTTCAACGAGATGGTGGCCTCCGGCGAGCTGAGCGCCCCGATCGTGATCGGCCGCGATCATCTGGATTCCGGATCGGTCGCCTCGCCCTATCGCGAGACGGAGGGGATGAAGGACGGCTCCGACGCGATCGCCGACTGGCCGCTGCTGAACGCGCTGCTCAACACCGCGTCCGGGGCGACCTGGGTGTCGCTGCACCACGGCGGCGGGGTGGGCATCGGCCGCTCGATCCACGCCGGGCAGGTCACCGTCGCCGACGGCACCGAGCTGGCGGCGCAGAAGATCGAGCGGGTGCTGACCAACGACCCCGGCAGCGGCGTGATGCGGCACGTCGACGCCGGCTACGAGCACGCGGCCGAGATCGCCCGCGAGCGCGGCCTGCGGATCCCGATGCTGGAGCAGCAGCGGTGACCGCGCCCGCGATGCTGGCCGAGATCGACGGCATCGGCCGGGACCCGATCCGCGGCGGCCACTCCCGGCACCTGTTCGACGACGCCGACCGGGAGCTGCGGGACTGGTTCGTCAGCACGGCCAAGCACCTCGGCCTCGAGGTGGAGCGGGACGGCAACGCGAACCTGTGGGCCTGGTGGCACCCGGCCGCCGGCCCGCGGTACCCGGCGGTGATCACCGGCAGCCACCTCGACTCGGTGCCCGGCGGTGGCGCCCTGGACGGGCCGCTCGGCGTGGTCAGCGCCCTGGAGGCGGTGTCCCGGCTGCGCGCGGCAGGCCACGAGCCGGCCCGGTCGGTGGCGGTCGTCGTGTTCGCCGAGGAGGAGGGCGCCCGGTTCGGGGTGGCATGTCTCGGATCGCGGCTGCTCACCGGTGTGCTGCCGGCCGAGAAGGCCCTCGAACTGACCGACTCGGCCGGGCACCGGCTGCGGGAGGTGCTGGCCGGGAACGGGGTGGACCCGAGCGGTGTGGGCGCCGACGCGGAACGGCTGGCCCGGATCGGCGCGGTCGTCGAACTCCACGTCGAGCAGGGCAAGCAGCTCGCACCACTGGGCCGGCCGCTCGGGCTGGCGACGACGATCCTGGCGCACGGCCGGTGGTCGCTGCGGATCACCGGGCGCGGCGACCACGCCGGTTCGACGGAGCTGTCCTCGCGGCGGGACCCGGTGGTGGTCGCGGCGGACGTGATCAAGGCGGTCCGGCAGGCGGCGGTGGACGCTCCGCCGCAGGCGCACGCCCGGGCCACCGTCGGGCGGCTGAGCGTCACCCCGGGCGGCACCAACGCGATCGCCTCCGAGGTGGTGCTCTGGCTGGACGCCCGCGCCGAGCGCGACGAGGAGGTCCGTGACCTGGTCAGCGAGGTCTCGGCGGTGGCTTCGACGGCCGCGGCGGCCGAGGGCTGCACCGTTGCGGTCCAGGAGGAGTCGTTCTCGTCGCGGGTCGCCTTCGACGGGCCGCTCACCGACCGGCTCGATCGCGTGCTGGGCGGGATTCCCCGGATTCCGACCGGCGCGGGCCACGACGCGGGGGTGCTGGCCGCTTTCGCGCCTTCGGCGATGCTTTTCGTACGCAATCCCGAAGGCGTCTCGCACGCGCCCGCCGAGACCGCCAGCGACGCGGACATCGCCCGGGGCGTCACGGCCCTGGCCGCCTGCTTGGCCGAGCTGACGTGAGGGTCTTCGCCCGGCGGTTGGTGCTGCCCGACGCGGTCCGCGACAACGTTCTGTGGGAGGACGGCGCCGTCCTCGACGCGGCTCCCGGCAGCCCTGCGGACCTGCGCCTGGGCACCGTGGTCCCGGCGTTCGCGAACACCCACTCGCACGCCTTCCACCGGCTGCTGCGCGGCCGCACCAACGCCGGCGGCGGCGACTTCTGGGAGTGGCGCCGGCGGATGTACGCCGTGGCCCAGTCCCTCGACCCCGACCTGATGTTCGAGGTCGCGCTGCTGGTCTACGGCGAGATGGTGGCGGCCGGCTACGCGTCGGTCTGCGAGTTCCACTACCTGCACCACACCGCGTCCGGGCAGCCGTACCCGCGGCACGAGATGGAGCTGGCGCTGGCCGCGGCCGCCACCGAGGCCGGCATCCGGCTCACCCTGCTGGACACGCTCTACCTGCGGGGCGGGTTCGGACTGCCGTTGCAGGAGCATCAGCGCCGGTTCAGCGACGGCAGCGTGTCACGCTGGCTGGACCGCTGGCACGACCTGCGGTCCGTGCTGCGCGGGGCCGCGCTGGGTGCGGCGTTTCATTCGGTACGCGCGGTCGCCCCGGACGAGCTGCGCGAGGCGGTGGCCGGGCTGCCCGCCGACGTGCCTCTGCACGTACACCTCTCCGAGCAGCCGGCCGAGAACGCGGACTGCCTGGCCGCGACCGGCCTGACCCCGGCCGGGCTGCTGGAGTCGGCCGGTGCGCTGTCCCCGCGGACGACCGTGGTGCACGCGACGCACCTGACCGACGCGGACGTGTCCGTGCTCGGCACGGCCGGGGTGACAGTCTCGATGTGCCCGTCGACCGAGGGGGACCTCGGGGACGGGCTCGGCCGGGCCCGGGAGCTGGCCGACGCCGGGGCCCGGATCACCATCGGGTCGGATCAGAACGTGACGGTGGACCCGTTCGAGGAGTTGCGGCTGCTGGAACGCGGGGCGCGGCTGGCGTCCGGGCGGCGCGGCGTGTTCAGCCCGGCGGAGCTGTGGGCGATCGGCGCCGACTCAGCGTTCGACCTGGTCGAGGTCGACGCCGGCTCGATCCGCACGCTCGGCACCCACCCGGCGGAACTGTTCATGAGCGCCACCGCGAGCGACGTCCGCACGGTGATCACCGGCGGCGTGGTGCGCGGCCGGCCGGACCCGGACCGGGCGGCCCGGCTGTTCTCCCTGATCGAGGCGAAGGTGACCGCGTGAGCGAACTGATCACGAACATCGGTGAGCTGTTCACCGGACCGGAGGGCGTGCTGCGGGACGCCGCCCTGGTGATCGACGACGGCCTGATCGCGTGGGTCGGGCCGGGCAGGTCCGCCCCGGCGGCCGACACCACCGTGGACGCCGGGGGTGCGGCCGTGGTGCCCGGTTTCGTGGACAGCCACTCGCATCTGGTGTTCGCCGGGGACCGGGCCGACGAGTTCGACGCGCGGATGTCCGGGCAGCCGTACACCGCGGGCGGGATCCGGCGGACGGTGGCCGCGACCCGGGCCGCGTCCGACGAGGAGCTGGCCGCGCACACCCGGCGGCTGCTCGACGAGGCGTTGCGGTCCGGCACCACGACCATGGAGATCAAGTCGGGGTACGGCCTGACGGTCGAGGACGAACGCCGCAGCCTGGCCGTCGCCGCCCGGTTCACCACGGAGACCACGTTCCTGGGCGCGCACGTGGTCCCGGCCGAGTACGAGCCGGCCGCCTACGTGGACCTGGTCGCCGGCGAGATGCTGGACCGGGTGGCCGGGCTCGCGCGGTGGATCGACGTGTTCTGCGACCGCGGGGCGTTCGACGTCGACCAGGCCCGGACGATCCTGTCGGCCGGGGCGTCCCGGGGGCTCGGGGTGCGGATGCACGCCAACCAGCTCGGCCCGTCCGGCGCCGCTCAGCTGGGGGTGGAGCTGGGCGCGGCCAGCGTCGACCACTGCACCTTCCTGTCCGACGCCGACGTCGACGCGCTCGCCGGGTCGGCGACGGTGGCGACGTTCGTGCCGGGCGCCGAGTTCTCCACGCGGCAGCCGTTCCCGGACATCGGCCGGCTGCGGGACGCGGGGGTCGGCTACGCCATCGCGACGGACTGCAACCCCGGGTCGTCGTACACGAGCTCGATGCCTTTCTGCATCGCCCTGGCGGTCCGCGAGATGCGGATGACCCCGGCCGAGGCGCTGCTCGCGGCCACCGCCGGCGGGGCCCGGGCGCTGCGCCGCACCGACGTCGGGCACCTCTCCCCCGGCGCTCGCGCCGACGTGGTCCTGCTCGACGCCCCGTCCTTCGTGCATCTCGCCTATCGGCCCGGCGTCCAGCTGGTCAGGGCGGTCTGGCAGGGCGGCCGCCGGACCACCACCTGGCTGCCCGCGTGAGGCCGGCATCACGATCAGTGCGGGGTGGGCACCTGCTTCTCCAGGAAGTCCAGGATGCGCCGTGAGGTGGCCGGGTAGTCCGGGTCGCCGGGGTTGAGGTACTGACCGTGGCCCGCGCCGCGGACGGTGACGAACTGCTTCGGCCACGGGACCGCGTCGTAGGCGGCGCGGCCGGCCTCGATCTCGACCACCGGGTCCTTGTCGCCGTGCAGGAACAGGATCGGCGCGGCCGGCCCGGCGAACCCGGTCACCGGCCGCCGCCCGGCCACCGACACGGCGGCCCGCAGCGCCGGCGAGTG
Above is a genomic segment from Actinoplanes ianthinogenes containing:
- a CDS encoding formimidoylglutamate deiminase, producing MRVFARRLVLPDAVRDNVLWEDGAVLDAAPGSPADLRLGTVVPAFANTHSHAFHRLLRGRTNAGGGDFWEWRRRMYAVAQSLDPDLMFEVALLVYGEMVAAGYASVCEFHYLHHTASGQPYPRHEMELALAAAATEAGIRLTLLDTLYLRGGFGLPLQEHQRRFSDGSVSRWLDRWHDLRSVLRGAALGAAFHSVRAVAPDELREAVAGLPADVPLHVHLSEQPAENADCLAATGLTPAGLLESAGALSPRTTVVHATHLTDADVSVLGTAGVTVSMCPSTEGDLGDGLGRARELADAGARITIGSDQNVTVDPFEELRLLERGARLASGRRGVFSPAELWAIGADSAFDLVEVDAGSIRTLGTHPAELFMSATASDVRTVITGGVVRGRPDPDRAARLFSLIEAKVTA
- a CDS encoding allantoate amidohydrolase; this translates as MLAEIDGIGRDPIRGGHSRHLFDDADRELRDWFVSTAKHLGLEVERDGNANLWAWWHPAAGPRYPAVITGSHLDSVPGGGALDGPLGVVSALEAVSRLRAAGHEPARSVAVVVFAEEEGARFGVACLGSRLLTGVLPAEKALELTDSAGHRLREVLAGNGVDPSGVGADAERLARIGAVVELHVEQGKQLAPLGRPLGLATTILAHGRWSLRITGRGDHAGSTELSSRRDPVVVAADVIKAVRQAAVDAPPQAHARATVGRLSVTPGGTNAIASEVVLWLDARAERDEEVRDLVSEVSAVASTAAAAEGCTVAVQEESFSSRVAFDGPLTDRLDRVLGGIPRIPTGAGHDAGVLAAFAPSAMLFVRNPEGVSHAPAETASDADIARGVTALAACLAELT
- the hutH gene encoding histidine ammonia-lyase: MAFTSPSSGRTPSVRLGAGAPTLADVVAIARHDAFVDIDKEALDGVAETRRLIEALADDTEPHYGISTGFGALATKFISTDRRAQLQQSLVRSHAAGSGPEVEREVVRALMTLRLSTLLTGRTGVRPVVAETYAAVLNAGITPVVHEYGSLGCSGDLAPLAHCALVLMGEGEARTADGRLVDGGEALAEAGITPVVLAEKEGLALINGTDGMLGHLALALADLDRLLSTADIAAAMSVEALLGTDAVFAADLQALRPQLGQAASAANFRTLLHDSPLIASHKGPECTRVQDAYSLRCAPQVHGAARDTIEHARLIAGRELASAVDNPVVTLDGRVESNGNFHGAPVAYVLDFLAIAVADVASMSERRTDRLLDPNRSHGLPPFLADEVGVDSGLMIAQYTAAGITSELKRLAVPASVDSIPSSAMQEDHVSMGWSAARKLRKAVDALAQVLAIEIMSAARGIDLRAPLLPGKATGAVVRLIRDDVSGPGTDRFLAPEIAAVAAAVRSGAVLDAAGPLL
- the hutU gene encoding urocanate hydratase, coding for MVDFSLGARSVRAPRGSEITAKSWQTEAAMRMLMNNLDAEVAERPDDLVVYGGTGRAARSWAAFDAIVATLRDLEPDETLLVQSGKPVGVFRTHEWAPRVLIANSNLVGDWANWPEFRRLEQAGLTMYGQMTAGSWIYIGTQGILQGTYETFAAVAAKHFGGSLKGTLTLTGGAGGMGGAQPLAVTLNGGAVLIVDVDEARLRRRVEHRYLDEMTHDLDEALARATAAKNEGRALSVGLVGNAATVFAQLLEQNAPIDIVTDQTSAHDPLSYLPEGIGVDEWHQRAAEDPEGFTKAARASMAKHVEAMVGFQDRGAAVFDYGNSIRAEAELGGYDRAFAFPGFVPAYIRPQFEEGRGPFRWAALSGDPADIAKTDQAILELFPDNEPLARWIKAAGEKVHFEGLPARICWLGYQERHLAGLKFNEMVASGELSAPIVIGRDHLDSGSVASPYRETEGMKDGSDAIADWPLLNALLNTASGATWVSLHHGGGVGIGRSIHAGQVTVADGTELAAQKIERVLTNDPGSGVMRHVDAGYEHAAEIARERGLRIPMLEQQR
- the hutI gene encoding imidazolonepropionase translates to MSELITNIGELFTGPEGVLRDAALVIDDGLIAWVGPGRSAPAADTTVDAGGAAVVPGFVDSHSHLVFAGDRADEFDARMSGQPYTAGGIRRTVAATRAASDEELAAHTRRLLDEALRSGTTTMEIKSGYGLTVEDERRSLAVAARFTTETTFLGAHVVPAEYEPAAYVDLVAGEMLDRVAGLARWIDVFCDRGAFDVDQARTILSAGASRGLGVRMHANQLGPSGAAQLGVELGAASVDHCTFLSDADVDALAGSATVATFVPGAEFSTRQPFPDIGRLRDAGVGYAIATDCNPGSSYTSSMPFCIALAVREMRMTPAEALLAATAGGARALRRTDVGHLSPGARADVVLLDAPSFVHLAYRPGVQLVRAVWQGGRRTTTWLPA